The segment GCTAACAATGTTAAAGTTGAGGAAGTAAAAAATATTTATACAGCAGATAATACATTTACACTCCGTAAATGCTATGAAGTCATTGCTCGAATCGATAATAACTTCCAAGACACCTTCCGAATAGTGATTGATGCGGAGACGCATAGAGTTATAAAAAATGAAAAAATGCAGTAAATTCTCTGGAAAAAGTATGAGGAGATAGTAGCTAATTTTATTGTACCATGCGATAATAGCACTATTAATCTTTATTGTACGAGGAGAATAAGATGGAACTAAAAATAGGTACTCATTTGACATTAGAACCAATTTATACTGAACTTGTAGAAAAGTTTCGTTGTCGAATTGTGGAGCAACAAGATAATGTAATTTTTATTGATTATCCAGTAAATGTACTAACGAAAAAAATAGCTTTTTTAGTTGATGGAGCGCAATTTCGAGTGACTTTTAGTACGGACTCGAAAGAAAATTATGCATTTAATACAGAAGTTCTTGGTCGTAAAGCGGGCAATGTGCAAATGATTATGCTCTCACTCCCACCTAAAGAAGGATTTCTTAAGGTTCAACGAAGAGAATATGTACGGATTGAAACACCTGTGGATGTAGCGATTGAATTTAATAATCAATTTTATCAATTCGTAGCGGAAGACATTAGCGCAGGTGGTACAGCGATTCATATTAAATCCCCCGTTGGATTTGATGAAGGCGATCGAGTAAAAATGGTTGTTGTCCTGCCATTTACAAATGGTGACGTGAGTTATGTAGAAACAGATGCCATCATTGTGCGTATTTTTGACAGAGATGAGATTCGAATCGCTTCTGTCCATTTTACGGATACCGATGATGTGGATCAGCAACATATTGTCCGCTTTTGTTTTGAACGTCAATTACTATTCCGCAAAAAAGAATTGAATGAAATATAATGTAAACCGCCATAAAAAAATGGCGGTTTTTTCAATGGGATGAGTGAAGGTAACCTCTGCAATGTGCATGAAAAGTCAAAGCAGATTATGATACAATATATACGGAAAGTAGGGATTATTTATGATAAAAAAAATTCAAATTGCAATCGATGGGCCAGCAGGTGCAGGTAAAAGTACAATCGCAAAAATCGTCGCTGAAGCATTGAACTTTACTTATATCGATACAGGGGCAATGTACCGTGCAGTTACGTATAAAGGAATAAATGAAAACATACAATTAGATGACGCGGTAGCTCTTGAAAAAATGCTGCGCACAACAATAATTACATTAAAGCCTTCAGCACAAGGACAACTTGTATTTGTTGATGGTGAAAATGTTTCTGAAGCAATACGTTCAAACGAAGTTACATCCAATGTTTCACAAGTTGCAGCCCATGCGAATATTCGTGAGATTTTAGTAGCTATGCAACAACAACTTGCTGCAAATGGTGGAGTTGTTATGGATGGTCGAGACATCGCAACACATGTTTTGAAGGAGGCAGAGTTAAAAATATTTATGTCTGCAACGGTTGAAGAACGCGCACAACGTCGTTATTTGGATAATCAACGTCGCGGGATTGCTTCTACAATCGAATCATTGCAAGAAGAAATTGCACGACGAGACAAGTTAGATAGTGAGCGTGAAGCGTCACCGTTAATTCAAGCTGAAGATGCCTTGTTTTTAGATACGACTAATTTAACGATTGACGAAGCAGCGCAAGCAATTTTAAAATTGGCTCATGAAAAAAAATTTTAATTTTTCCCTACATGTAAAAAAATTCTAAAAATAAAGGGATATTTTTTGTTTTTATCGAACATTTGGAATAAACTAATAAGTGGAATATGCGAAGGAGGGTTACATATGTCTGAAGAAATGAATTTAGGGTTAAACCAAGAATTTCGTGAAGGAGATATTGTGAAAGGTGTTGCTGAGCAAGTTGAGGATAAGTCAGTAACAATTTCGATAGAGGGTGCGCCTTTTAATGGAATTATACCGATTAGCGAACTTTCAAGCTTACACATTGAAAAAGCTTCGGATGCAGTATCGGTAGGAGATACGCTTGAGCTGATGATTACAAAGATAGAAGAAAGTAATTTTGTTTTATCGAAACGCAAAGTGGATGCATTACAAGCGTGGGATCAATTAGAAGCAAAACTTGCATCAGGTGAAATTTTTGAAGCGGAAGTCAAAGATGTCGTAAAAGGCGGCCTTGTCGTAGATCTAGGTGTGCGCGGCTTCGTACCAGCTTCATTAGTAGAAGATTATTTCGTTGAAAACTTTGATGATTACAAAGGTAAAACAATGAGTTTTAAAATTACTGAATTAGATAAAGAAAAAGGTCGATTAATTTTATCACACCGTGCCGTTTTGGAAGAACAAAAATCTTCTAAGAAAAAACAAGTGATTAATTCGATCCAAGAAGGCGATATTTTAACAGGTAAAGTACAGCGTTTAGCGAGTTTTGGTGCATTTATCGACCTTGGTGGAATTGATGGATTAGTGCATATTTCTCAAGTTGCACATGAGCATGTAGATGATGTATCAGCCGTTTTACATGAAGGACAGGAAGTGAAAGTAAAAGTGCTTTCTGTAGATCCGTTAAATGAGCGCGTTTCATTATCAATTAAAGATACGTTAGCTGGTCCTTGGATTAATATTGAGGCAAATGCTGCTAAAGGCTATGTGTTAAATGGTGTAGTAAAGCGTTTAGTAACATTTGGCGCATTTGTTGAAGTGTTCCCAGGTGTAGAAGGGCTTGTGCATATTTCGCAAATTGCCCATAAGCATATTAATACACCGCATGAAGTTTTAAAAGAAGGACAAGAAGTTGAAGTGAAGGTGCTTGAAGTGAACGAGCAAGAAAAACGTTTAGCATTAAGCATTAAAGCATTACAAGAGAATCCTGAAAAAGAAGAAGAATTCGAATATGAATTACCAGTTGAAACAACAGGCTTCTCATTTAGTGATGTTATTGGAGACCAATTAAAGGGCTTTAAATAAACAATAATCCAAAACGAATTTAGGAAGGGTAACCTTTTCCTAAATTCGTTTTTTAGTTTGAATGTTGTGAAAAAATGATATAACAGACAAATTCGTGTATAATACATAATAGATAAGTGTTTGGAAGGATGAAGTACAGATGACAAAACCAGTAATCGCCATCGTAGGACGTCCGAACGTAGGTAAATCAACAATTTTTAATCGTATTGTTGGAGAACGTGTATCGATCGTGGAAGATATTCCTGGCGTAACGCGTGACCGTATTTATAGTTCGGCTGATTGGCTAGCACATGAATTTAATATCATTGATACAGGTGGTATTGAAATAGGAGACGAGCCATTTTTAGAGCAAATTCGTCAGCAAGCAGAAATCGCAATTGAAGAAGCAGATGTAATTATATTCTTGACGAATGGTCGTGAAGGTGTAACTGCAGCAGATGAACAAGTGGCAAAAATTTTGTATAAAACGAAAAAACCAGTCATATTAGGGATCAATAAAATCGACAACCCTGATATGCGTCATATGATTTATGATTTCTATTCTTTAGGTTTCGGAGAGCCTTGGCCAATTTCTGGTTCACACGGCTTAGGTTTAGGAGACTTGCTTGATGAATGTGCTAAGCATTTCCCACAACAAGATGAAGAACAATATGGGGATGAAACAATTAAATTCTCATTAATTGGACGCCCGAATGTAGGGAAATCTTCATTAGTAAACGCATTTTTAGGTCAAGAGCGTGTTATTGTAAGTGATATTCAAGGAACAACACGTGATGCAATTGACTCACCTTATACGCATGATGACCAAGATTATGTCATCATTGATACAGCAGGTATGCGCAAAAAAGGGAAAGTGTATGAATCAACAGAA is part of the Solibacillus sp. FSL K6-1523 genome and harbors:
- the der gene encoding ribosome biogenesis GTPase Der, which translates into the protein MTKPVIAIVGRPNVGKSTIFNRIVGERVSIVEDIPGVTRDRIYSSADWLAHEFNIIDTGGIEIGDEPFLEQIRQQAEIAIEEADVIIFLTNGREGVTAADEQVAKILYKTKKPVILGINKIDNPDMRHMIYDFYSLGFGEPWPISGSHGLGLGDLLDECAKHFPQQDEEQYGDETIKFSLIGRPNVGKSSLVNAFLGQERVIVSDIQGTTRDAIDSPYTHDDQDYVIIDTAGMRKKGKVYESTEKYSVLRALRAIERSDVVLVILNADEGIQEQDKKIAGYAHEAGKAVIIVVNKWDAIEKDEKTMNFYTEQIREHFLFLDYAPIVFVSAKTKQRVLTILPIIKRVSENHAMRIQSSILNEVIEDAVARNPAPTDKGRRLRIYYATQVATKPPTFVVFVNEPELMHFSYVRFLENRIRETFDFEGTPLRLITRARD
- the cmk gene encoding (d)CMP kinase, producing MIKKIQIAIDGPAGAGKSTIAKIVAEALNFTYIDTGAMYRAVTYKGINENIQLDDAVALEKMLRTTIITLKPSAQGQLVFVDGENVSEAIRSNEVTSNVSQVAAHANIREILVAMQQQLAANGGVVMDGRDIATHVLKEAELKIFMSATVEERAQRRYLDNQRRGIASTIESLQEEIARRDKLDSEREASPLIQAEDALFLDTTNLTIDEAAQAILKLAHEKKF
- the rpsA gene encoding 30S ribosomal protein S1, which gives rise to MSEEMNLGLNQEFREGDIVKGVAEQVEDKSVTISIEGAPFNGIIPISELSSLHIEKASDAVSVGDTLELMITKIEESNFVLSKRKVDALQAWDQLEAKLASGEIFEAEVKDVVKGGLVVDLGVRGFVPASLVEDYFVENFDDYKGKTMSFKITELDKEKGRLILSHRAVLEEQKSSKKKQVINSIQEGDILTGKVQRLASFGAFIDLGGIDGLVHISQVAHEHVDDVSAVLHEGQEVKVKVLSVDPLNERVSLSIKDTLAGPWINIEANAAKGYVLNGVVKRLVTFGAFVEVFPGVEGLVHISQIAHKHINTPHEVLKEGQEVEVKVLEVNEQEKRLALSIKALQENPEKEEEFEYELPVETTGFSFSDVIGDQLKGFK
- a CDS encoding flagellar brake protein, translating into MELKIGTHLTLEPIYTELVEKFRCRIVEQQDNVIFIDYPVNVLTKKIAFLVDGAQFRVTFSTDSKENYAFNTEVLGRKAGNVQMIMLSLPPKEGFLKVQRREYVRIETPVDVAIEFNNQFYQFVAEDISAGGTAIHIKSPVGFDEGDRVKMVVVLPFTNGDVSYVETDAIIVRIFDRDEIRIASVHFTDTDDVDQQHIVRFCFERQLLFRKKELNEI